GCGGAACGTCCGCGAGACCGCGCTTTTCGGCGTGATGAAGTCGGTGGCGCGCGATGAGTTCAGGATGTTTTCGTCCGCGGCATCTTGGCGCTCGGATGCATAGGTATCGAGCAGCGCGGGCGGCGCGTCGCCATCGACGACCAGTCGCAGCTTCCAGGCGAGATTGTCCGTGTCCTGCACGCCGCTATTCGCGCCGCGCGCGCCGAACGGTGACACGCCATGCGCCGAGTCGCCGGCGAACAGCACGCGGCCATGCCGGAAATTGTCCATCCGCAAGCACGAAAACGTGTACACGCTGACCCATTCGAGCTCGAATTCCGTGTCGTCGCCGAGCAGTGCTTTCACGCGCGGAATCACCTTGTCGGGCTGCTTCTCCGCGACCGGATCGGCGTCCCAGCCGAGCTGGAAATCGATGCGCCAGACGTTGTCGGGCTGCCTGTGCAGTAGGACCGATTGATTGCGATGAAACGGTGGATCGAACCAGAACCAGCGCTCGGTCGGAAACGACGCTGTCATTTTCACATCGGCGATAAGGAAGCGGTCCTTGAAGGTGCGACCGTGGCTGTCGAGGCCGAGTGCCTTGCGCACCGCGCTGCGCGCGCCGTCGGCGGCGATCACATATTGCGCGTGCATCGAATAAACGCCGTCCGGCGTTTCGACTTGCAGTTCGACATAGTCGTCCTGCTGGGTCACACCGATCACGTTGCTTTTCCAGCGCATCTGCCGTCGAGTGCGGGCAGTGCCATTCGTGATACGTTAACCGGCACAAGCAGTCGTGGAGGCCGCCCATGCTGACGCATTCGTTGTTTCTCGCGGGGCTTCTCGTGATGGTCATGGACCGGTTTGGCCCATCGATGTTTTCGATGAAGGGCGCTGAACATGCCAGTGCGGTGACTACAAACACTTCCCGAACCTATCTGGCGTATCCAGGCGCGCGGCTCTGCGGGTTCCTCACTTCGGCACCTATATACGCGATAGCTTGCGCGATCAGCGCGGGCATCGTTGGCCTCGCGCAGGCTCAAGCACAGCCGCCATCGTTCGAAAGCTTCGCGGTCCCGGCCGGCAGCGCGCCGCATGACGTTGCGCCGGCGCATGACGGCACCGTGTGGTACACCGCGCAGGCGCGCGGAGTGGTCGGGCGGCTGGACCCGCGCAGCGGCAAAATCGACGCCGTCGCGCTCGGCCCCGGATCGGCGCCGCACGGCGTCATCGTCGGTCCCGATGGTGCGGCGTGGGTCACTGACGGCGGACAGAACGCAATCGTGCGCGTCGATCCGAAGACGCTTGCCGTCACGCGTTTTCCGCTGCCCAAGGACCGGTCAGACGCCAATCTGAACACCGCCGTGTTCGACAAACAGGGGCATCTCTGGTTTACCGGGCAAAGCGGCATCTACGGCGAACTCGATCCGCAGCGAGCGCGCATGCGCGTCTTCGATGCACCACGCGGCACCGGGCCCTATGGTATCTGCGCGACCCGCTCCGGGGATCTATATTTCGCGTCACTGGCTGGGAATTACGTTGGCCGCATCGACCCGACGACCGGTGCGGCACAGGTCAATGAGCCACCAACGCCGAATCAGGGCGCGCGCCGCGTCTGGGCCGATTCCAGCGGGCGCGTCTGGGTCAGCGAATGGAACGCGGGAAAAGTCGGCGTTTTCGATCCCGCCACGCATCAATGGCGCGAATGGCGACTGCCCGGCAACCATCCGCACGCGTACGCGATATTCGTCGACGACCAGGATATCGTCTGGCTCAGTGAATGGAGCGCTAACGCGCTAGTGCGCTTTGATCCGCGTGCCGAGCGGTTCGACGTGTTGCCGCTGCCGCGTGACCACGCGAACGTGCGTCAGATGATGGGCCGTCCGGGCGAACTCTGGCTGTCCGAATCAGGCACCGATCACCTGCTGCTCTACCGCTCCCGTGCAGCCGACCCTAGCGGGCAGTGACGACACACTGCACCGCAACGGTAATTCCACAGTGCACTGCGCCCCGTGCGCAGGCTGGCCACGACTGTGTTTTAGAGCAGATCGAGAGTTCGCGGATCGGCTTCTCCGCCGAAATACTTGCGCAAAGCTTCGACAAATACGTCGTTGTCGTTGGTGGCGCGCGCGAACAGGGTGACCGACGAGCGAAACTTGAGGTAATCCGGATACCCGAAAATCTCCTCGATGGAGCGGTCGCCGACAAGGTTGACCAGTTGCGTCGTTTCGCGCAGCCGTGGGCCGAGTATCGGGTGGCGCAGATAAGCTTGCGCCTCGGCCAGCGACGAAAGCGCGAATCGCTGAGCCATTGCGCTTGCGCCGAGCCCCTGGATCTGGGGAAACACAAACCACATCCAGTGGCTTTGCTTACGTCCATGCTTCAGTTCATCGCATACCTGGGCGTATACCGGGTTCTGTGCATCGAGGAAGCGCTGAAAGTCATCGAAATCGTTCATTTCATACTCCGCGGCGGGCATGAAACCTATCGTTGAATTACGATTCTCCCACCTGTTTTCCAGCCGGGTACGCGGCGCGACTGTTATAAGCGGTGCCAATGCCAATGGCCACACCGAACTACAATAATTCAACCGGTCCGAACCCGCTCCATCCGAACTCGGGTTACACAGGTCATGGGGCGGCTGTGCGCTGACTATCCGTCTGCGTTGGCGGGCCGTTTAGCTGCACTCCCGGCAGAGCGGCAGTGCGCGACTGGGCCGCTCGCAGCAGGGCATGGGCGACGACAAGCACAGGAGGGACTATGCGGTCTGAAGACCGGCGTGCGCCTGAGACGTTATGCAATCACGGCGATGGCCGTCATCGCAGGTCTAATTGTCGTCGGACGCATTACCGGGATCCTGGTCGACTGGCCGTGGTTCTCTTCGATCGGCTATGGTGGCGCTTTCTGGACCATGCTTTCCGCGAGAGCGCTACTGTTTGCGGCGGTGTTCGCAGTCTCTGCGTACGCGATATGGCGGTCCGGGATGTTGGCGCATCGTTACGCGAGGGGCGTCAATATCTTGCGAGCGGAAGCAGCCGCACCGCGGCGCGCGACGGAAGTTGCTGGCGATCTGTCCGGACTGCTCGCGCCGCGCGTTCCGTGGCGCGCCACCATTGCCTGCGCAGCGGTCGTCATTGGGCTGCTTATCGCGGCTAGCGAAGTCTCTGTTCGGCAGTTCGTTTGTGTCCGCGGTGATCTATCCATCGCTGTTTCAGCGCTTCTATGTCAAACCGAGCGAGCTGAAACTGGAAACACCCTATATGGAGCGCACTATCGCGCTAACGCGACAGGCTTACGGCCTTGCGAAGATCGAGGTTAAACCGTTTGAGGCCGGTCTTTCCCAAGGACAAACTGGTCTATGGGCCGTTTCAGATCGAAGCACGGATTCAGCAGAATACCGAAATCTCGCAGCAGATCCTCACTGTGAACCGAATGGGCTCTCGGGTCATCCGCGGTCATCTTGTGGTAGTGCCGATCGAGAACTCGATCCTCTACGTGTCTCCGCTCTATTTGCGCGCGGCGTCCGGTCAGTTGCCGGAGTTGAAGCGGGTGATTGCCGCCCATGGCGACCGGGTGGTGATGGAGGACAGCCTGGGTGAAGCGCTTGCGGCGTTCTTCAAGGAGACCGCGTAGGCCGCATCGCCGCACCGGGGCACAGTGGACGCTCGCGCGCGAGAGGCACTTGCCCACTATGACCGCGCCATCGAGCTACTAAAGGCGGGAGACTGGAGCGGCTTCGGCGCGGAACTGGATGCCCTCCGGCCGCTGCTCGAGGCACTCGGTGCCGGCCGTTCCGATGATCGGAAATGACCAGGGGAAATTAGCCGGGTCCGCGCTGCCTGGCGGGTGGCGTGGCTGCGTGAATCGCTCAAAGCTGTGCGTCGATCAATGCGGTTCGCCGAGGCAAGCGTCGGCAACATCGACGATCGGCTCGTCGTCGGCGTGAGCTTGAGGAAACCGGTCAACGCACTTGATCTGAACGTAGGTCCACCACGTTCCCGGTGGATCGTGACCCAGCCACATCAAAGTGGCTGCAACCTTGGTGCGCAATCCCCACTGCCGCCAGTCAGCACCTGTTGGCGAAAAGTTTCCGTGAATGTCCGTGTACAGGTTGCGGTCCAATCCGTACTGCCTTAGATAGGGCGGATTGATGCGCTCCTCGGGCGTAGCCGGCTCGCCACGCGCGATGTCTGCTTGCGCTGTTGCCGTATCCCGGCGGAAATCGCTCACCGCATGACCGATCACCGCCAGTTCGAACAGCAATGCCCCGCCAACTGCCATGCGGGTCACAATGGTGCAGAGCGAGAGCGCCCAAAGTACCCGCCTTCTGGTCGTCGGTGTCTTCATCACTCGCGACGTCCTTCCGGCATTGGATTTGCCGCCATGCCGGGCGCCTCTACCCTTTGTAGAATGTCAAACGCCTTTTCGGCATCGCCCAGCGAGTCGACCGCGAGATGCTGGTCGACAGCAACATGCCGCAAGACGCAAGACGCAAGACGCTTAATACCTTTGGAAGGCCGCCTCGGACCTCATTAGAAAAAATCTACTTGACGAACGGCACACGGGCAAGGCCTGTCGGACTCCGCGCCGGTCGGCAATCTGCGTCCAACTTGCTGCTATTGCGCATCTGTATCAAGATCAAGTCGCCTCATCACGAACAGGCGACTCCCATGACAGACGATCCCGATCCCGATTCCGATGCTGCTGCCGATCCCGACCAACTGAAAGCCCCGGGCGGCATGACCTTGCGGCAAATCCACGAACAGGTGCGGAGCTCCGCCCAACGCGACCGCGAAGTACAGACTCGGCGCAATTCACCCGCGCCGCCGCAAAGCCGGTGGCAGCGGTGGGTGCGCTACGTATGGGGCCGCAGCGGGCGGCGCTAACCGCAGTTTGGAGTGAATGACAATAGTGGCCGATCTCTGCCTCAGATTGCACCGTGACATCCTCACTGCATTTGCCCGGCTACCCATTTGGGTGGTGTGCGCCCTCCGTCCTTCTGTCATTGTGAACACGTCGTCGTAAC
The sequence above is drawn from the Paraburkholderia sprentiae WSM5005 genome and encodes:
- a CDS encoding Vgb family protein produces the protein MLTHSLFLAGLLVMVMDRFGPSMFSMKGAEHASAVTTNTSRTYLAYPGARLCGFLTSAPIYAIACAISAGIVGLAQAQAQPPSFESFAVPAGSAPHDVAPAHDGTVWYTAQARGVVGRLDPRSGKIDAVALGPGSAPHGVIVGPDGAAWVTDGGQNAIVRVDPKTLAVTRFPLPKDRSDANLNTAVFDKQGHLWFTGQSGIYGELDPQRARMRVFDAPRGTGPYGICATRSGDLYFASLAGNYVGRIDPTTGAAQVNEPPTPNQGARRVWADSSGRVWVSEWNAGKVGVFDPATHQWREWRLPGNHPHAYAIFVDDQDIVWLSEWSANALVRFDPRAERFDVLPLPRDHANVRQMMGRPGELWLSESGTDHLLLYRSRAADPSGQ
- a CDS encoding DUF1810 domain-containing protein → MNDFDDFQRFLDAQNPVYAQVCDELKHGRKQSHWMWFVFPQIQGLGASAMAQRFALSSLAEAQAYLRHPILGPRLRETTQLVNLVGDRSIEEIFGYPDYLKFRSSVTLFARATNDNDVFVEALRKYFGGEADPRTLDLL